Proteins from one Nitrospira sp. SG-bin1 genomic window:
- a CDS encoding ATP-dependent Clp protease proteolytic subunit, with protein MEHGHAVYQGKESSNMLVPIVVEQTNRGERAYDIYSRLLKDRIIFLGAPIDDVFANLVIAQLLFLEAEDPEKDINLYVNSPGGSVTAGLGIYDTMQYVKPPINTICLGQAASMGALLLTAGTKGKRFALPNARVMIHQPLGGFQGQATEIDIHAREILKIRERLNEILAKHTGQPIEKIAHDTERDYFMSGEEAKRYGLIDEVITRPPKFLKAGESGDGAKDGIKGK; from the coding sequence ATGGAGCACGGACATGCGGTTTATCAAGGAAAGGAATCGAGCAACATGCTGGTCCCGATCGTCGTGGAGCAAACGAATCGAGGCGAACGAGCCTATGACATTTACTCGCGCCTTCTCAAAGATCGCATCATTTTCTTGGGCGCCCCAATCGATGACGTGTTCGCCAATTTGGTCATTGCTCAACTTCTCTTTCTTGAAGCGGAAGATCCTGAAAAAGACATTAATCTCTATGTCAATTCGCCCGGGGGCAGTGTGACCGCCGGGTTGGGCATTTACGATACCATGCAATACGTGAAGCCCCCGATCAACACCATCTGTCTCGGTCAGGCCGCCAGTATGGGAGCGCTCCTCTTGACCGCCGGAACAAAGGGCAAGCGATTTGCCCTGCCCAATGCGCGGGTGATGATCCACCAACCCTTGGGAGGATTCCAAGGACAGGCGACGGAAATCGACATCCATGCCCGAGAAATTCTTAAGATTCGCGAACGCCTCAATGAAATTCTGGCCAAACACACCGGACAGCCGATCGAGAAAATCGCGCATGACACGGAACGAGACTATTTCATGTCAGGAGAAGAAGCGAAACGATACGGTCTCATCGACGAGGTCATTACGCGACCACCGAAATTTCTGAAGGCAGGAGAATCCGGCGACGGAGCAAAAGACGGAATCAAAGGCAAGTAA
- a CDS encoding nucleoid-associated protein, translated as MKNPFGNMSNILKQAQAMQEQMAKLQEQAASKTVSGTAGGGIVTVTANGAMQIVSVVVDPEVVKGGDVDMLQDLVVAATNEALRKAKELMEGEMKALTGGMKIPGLF; from the coding sequence ATGAAAAATCCTTTCGGCAACATGAGCAACATCCTTAAGCAAGCCCAAGCCATGCAAGAACAAATGGCCAAGCTCCAGGAGCAAGCAGCGTCAAAAACCGTCAGCGGGACGGCCGGTGGAGGGATCGTCACCGTCACAGCGAATGGAGCGATGCAGATCGTCAGCGTGGTGGTCGATCCCGAGGTGGTCAAGGGCGGCGACGTGGACATGCTCCAGGATCTGGTGGTGGCCGCGACGAACGAAGCGCTTCGCAAAGCCAAAGAATTGATGGAAGGGGAAATGAAAGCGCTGACAGGCGGGATGAAAATTCCGGGTCTGTTTTAA
- a CDS encoding recombination protein RecR, with protein sequence MAVDQQGLLARLIKELVRLPGIGHKSAQRLAFHLMKAEREDALRLADTIRAVKDGLAFCRQCRNIAEADLCEFCLDPKRDRTKIFVVEEPSTLYAVERAGAYRGLYHVLLGALSPLDGIGPGDIKADELVERVKLGGVEEIILATNPTIEGEATAIYLTRLLKPFGVRVSRIAYGIPVGMDIEYADEVTLLKSIEGRRDL encoded by the coding sequence ATGGCCGTCGATCAACAGGGCTTGCTCGCGAGACTGATCAAGGAACTGGTCCGCCTCCCAGGGATCGGCCACAAAAGCGCCCAGCGGTTGGCTTTTCATCTTATGAAGGCCGAACGGGAGGATGCCTTGCGGCTCGCGGATACTATTCGTGCGGTAAAGGATGGATTGGCATTTTGCAGACAATGTCGCAACATCGCCGAAGCGGACTTATGTGAGTTTTGTCTCGACCCGAAACGCGATCGGACGAAGATCTTCGTCGTCGAAGAACCAAGCACGCTGTATGCCGTCGAACGGGCAGGCGCCTATCGCGGACTCTATCACGTCTTGCTGGGCGCGCTCTCCCCGCTGGACGGGATAGGTCCCGGAGACATCAAAGCGGATGAGCTTGTAGAGCGCGTGAAACTGGGCGGGGTCGAAGAAATTATTCTCGCGACGAACCCCACCATTGAGGGAGAAGCCACGGCGATCTATCTGACACGGTTGCTCAAGCCCTTCGGGGTCCGTGTTTCTCGAATTGCTTACGGAATTCCCGTCGGCATGGACATTGAGTATGCAGATGAGGTGACGTTGCTGAAATCGATCGAAGGTCGGCGGGATTTATAA
- the gid gene encoding methylenetetrahydrofolate--tRNA-(uracil(54)-C(5))-methyltransferase (FADH(2)-oxidizing) TrmFO (TrmFO; Gid; glucose-inhibited division protein; similar to GidA; the gene from Bacillus subtilis encodes a tRNA-methyltransferase that utilizes folate as the carbon donor and bound flavin as reductant; modifies tRNA at position 54 (uridine) of the T-psi loop to form a C5-methyluridine): MRDDVVIVGGGLAGSEAAWQAANRGAKVTLYEMRPKEMTKAHKTGHLAELVCSNSLGSLDPLNAPGILKEEMRRLNSLIISAAEQARVPAGSALAVDRDQFSLHITHALEGHPRIRILHEEISDIPTDCLCIIATGPLTSDKLSQAIRAATQSQHLYFYDAISPIVDADSINMNVVFRASRYDKGGDDYLNCPMTAEQYTAFYDALMAAEKVQPKEFEKTPYFEACVPIEVLAERGRQTMQFGPLKPVGLKDPRTGFEPAAVVQLRTENIHRTCYNLVGFQTKLTYPEQKRVFRMIPGLEQAEFLRYGSLHRNTFINSPQLLLNTLQFKARGTLFFAGQLVGVEGYTESAAMGGLAGINAARALAGEPLITPPPTSAHGCLVSHIAASDPRHFQPMNTNFGLFPPLSPPPKDKEKKRRALSQRALEDFDAWKMRSRLS, encoded by the coding sequence ATGAGAGACGATGTGGTCATCGTGGGTGGAGGTCTGGCTGGCTCCGAAGCCGCCTGGCAAGCGGCGAATCGCGGCGCCAAGGTCACGCTCTACGAGATGCGCCCGAAAGAAATGACGAAGGCGCACAAGACGGGACATTTGGCCGAACTCGTCTGTTCAAATTCGCTGGGATCCTTGGACCCGCTGAATGCACCGGGCATACTCAAAGAAGAGATGCGTCGACTGAATTCGCTGATCATATCCGCCGCAGAGCAGGCCCGTGTTCCGGCCGGATCGGCGCTGGCGGTGGACCGTGATCAGTTTTCGTTGCACATCACCCATGCCTTGGAAGGACATCCACGCATCAGAATTCTTCATGAGGAAATCTCCGACATTCCAACGGACTGCCTCTGTATCATCGCAACGGGACCGTTGACCTCCGATAAGCTGTCTCAAGCCATTCGTGCTGCAACGCAATCCCAACATTTGTATTTCTATGACGCCATTTCGCCCATCGTCGATGCGGACTCGATCAACATGAACGTGGTCTTTCGTGCCTCGCGCTACGACAAGGGTGGAGATGATTATTTGAATTGTCCCATGACGGCAGAACAGTACACTGCCTTTTATGATGCCCTGATGGCCGCAGAAAAAGTACAGCCGAAGGAATTTGAAAAGACACCGTATTTCGAGGCCTGTGTGCCGATCGAAGTGCTAGCCGAGCGCGGCCGCCAGACGATGCAATTTGGTCCGCTCAAGCCGGTGGGCCTCAAAGATCCACGAACCGGGTTCGAGCCCGCCGCAGTCGTGCAACTACGCACAGAAAACATCCATCGCACCTGTTACAATTTGGTCGGCTTTCAGACCAAACTGACCTATCCCGAACAGAAGCGCGTCTTTCGGATGATTCCAGGCCTCGAACAGGCGGAGTTTCTTAGATATGGAAGCCTCCATCGCAATACCTTCATTAACTCCCCACAGCTCCTGTTGAACACCTTGCAGTTCAAAGCTCGCGGCACGCTTTTTTTTGCCGGGCAGCTCGTCGGCGTGGAAGGCTATACCGAATCGGCGGCCATGGGAGGCCTGGCCGGGATCAACGCTGCGCGAGCTTTGGCGGGGGAACCGTTGATCACACCTCCTCCCACAAGCGCGCATGGCTGCTTGGTTTCCCATATCGCCGCCTCGGATCCTCGCCATTTCCAACCGATGAATACGAATTTCGGTTTATTTCCACCTTTGTCGCCACCCCCCAAAGACAAAGAGAAGAAGCGTCGCGCGTTGAGCCAGCGAGCGCTTGAGGATTTCGACGCATGGAAGATGCGATCAAGACTTTCCTAA
- a CDS encoding HslU--HslV peptidase proteolytic subunit, which produces MRSTTILCVRRNGRVAMGCDGQVTVGTTVMKHNAKKLRRLHHDQVLAGFAGATADAFTLFEKFESKLEEYRGNLTRAAVELAKDWRTDRVLRRLEALLAVAGRDQSFIISGTGDVVEPEDGILAIGSGGPYALAAARGLLRHSQLEAPVIVTEAMNIAGSIDIYTNQQITVEELQG; this is translated from the coding sequence ATTCGATCGACCACCATCCTATGCGTCCGGCGCAACGGTCGAGTTGCCATGGGCTGCGACGGTCAGGTGACCGTTGGAACCACGGTGATGAAGCACAATGCCAAGAAGCTCCGACGCTTGCATCATGACCAAGTGCTGGCGGGATTTGCCGGCGCCACGGCCGACGCGTTTACGTTGTTCGAGAAATTCGAGAGCAAGTTGGAGGAGTATCGGGGCAACCTCACGAGAGCCGCGGTCGAACTGGCGAAAGACTGGCGCACCGACCGGGTGCTTCGACGATTGGAGGCGCTGCTCGCCGTTGCGGGGCGGGACCAGTCGTTCATCATTTCTGGGACCGGCGATGTGGTCGAACCGGAAGACGGCATTCTCGCCATCGGCTCCGGTGGGCCTTATGCGCTGGCAGCGGCTCGCGGGCTCTTACGCCACTCCCAGCTCGAAGCTCCGGTCATCGTCACGGAAGCCATGAATATCGCCGGGTCTATTGACATCTATACCAACCAACAGATTACTGTTGAAGAACTCCAAGGATAA
- a CDS encoding HslU--HslV peptidase ATPase subunit, producing the protein MMKPLASDAEPLNLNSLTPRQIVEELNRYVIGQKDAKRMVAIALRNRWRRQQLSPDLRDEVMPKNIIMIGPTGVGKTEIARRLAKLAEAPFIKVEASKFTEVGYVGRDVESIIRDLTELAINMVKTQRLASVQQKAEQQGEERLLDLLLPPPPPRPGFVDSTSEPAAQTPHDSHDTTRSKLRLQLREGKLDERTVEMEVKERGLPVGVISNVGGLDDLESNLRDMLGGMFQGKKKKRVMKVPEALKHLTQEEAQKLIDMDDATREAITKVEQTGIVFLDEIDKIAGRERTMGPDVSREGVQRDLLPIVEGCTVNTKHGPVVTDHILFIAAGAFHVAKPSDLIPELQGRFPIRVELSPLSKEDFVRILTEPKGALVRQYQALLATEGLAIEFTKDGLEEVAEVAVQVNERTENIGARRLFTIMERLLEDISFEGPGWPDKRINITATYVRDRLKDIVKDQDLSRYIL; encoded by the coding sequence ATGATGAAGCCGCTTGCGAGCGACGCCGAACCGCTCAATCTCAACAGTCTCACGCCGCGTCAGATCGTCGAAGAACTGAATCGCTACGTCATTGGACAAAAGGACGCGAAACGAATGGTCGCCATCGCCCTTCGCAACCGCTGGCGCCGTCAGCAACTGTCGCCCGATCTCCGGGATGAGGTCATGCCGAAGAACATCATCATGATCGGGCCGACCGGCGTGGGCAAGACGGAGATCGCGCGGCGGCTTGCCAAGTTGGCCGAAGCCCCCTTCATCAAGGTCGAAGCGTCGAAGTTCACCGAGGTCGGTTACGTCGGACGTGATGTGGAATCGATCATTCGTGACTTGACCGAACTGGCCATCAACATGGTCAAGACCCAACGGTTGGCCTCCGTTCAGCAGAAGGCGGAACAACAAGGCGAGGAACGATTGCTCGATTTGCTCCTGCCGCCGCCTCCCCCTCGCCCGGGCTTTGTGGACAGCACGAGCGAGCCTGCGGCTCAGACCCCTCACGATTCCCACGACACGACGCGATCGAAACTGCGTCTGCAGCTGCGCGAAGGGAAGCTGGATGAGCGAACCGTGGAGATGGAAGTCAAAGAGCGAGGACTTCCGGTGGGCGTCATCTCCAACGTGGGCGGCCTGGACGACCTCGAGAGCAATCTTCGTGACATGCTGGGCGGGATGTTCCAGGGCAAGAAGAAGAAACGGGTGATGAAGGTGCCCGAAGCGCTCAAACACCTGACGCAGGAAGAGGCGCAGAAACTGATCGACATGGATGACGCCACACGGGAGGCCATCACCAAGGTGGAACAGACCGGCATTGTGTTTCTCGACGAGATCGATAAGATCGCCGGCCGTGAGCGCACCATGGGGCCCGATGTATCCCGAGAGGGTGTCCAGCGCGATCTCCTTCCCATCGTGGAAGGCTGTACGGTCAACACCAAGCATGGCCCCGTCGTGACGGATCACATCCTGTTCATCGCCGCCGGAGCGTTTCATGTCGCAAAGCCGTCCGATCTGATCCCGGAGCTTCAAGGTCGATTTCCGATCCGTGTCGAACTCAGTCCGTTGTCCAAGGAGGATTTCGTGCGCATCCTGACGGAACCGAAAGGCGCCTTGGTCCGGCAGTATCAGGCTTTGCTGGCCACCGAAGGGCTCGCCATTGAGTTCACCAAGGACGGCCTGGAAGAGGTCGCCGAGGTAGCGGTGCAGGTAAATGAACGGACCGAGAACATCGGTGCGCGTCGCCTGTTCACCATCATGGAACGGTTACTTGAAGACATTTCTTTCGAGGGACCAGGCTGGCCCGACAAACGGATCAACATTACTGCGACGTACGTCCGGGACCGGTTGAAAGATATCGTGAAGGACCAGGATCTGAGCCGGTATATTTTGTAA
- a CDS encoding acetylglutamate kinase (catalyzes the phosphorylation of N-acetyl-L-glutamate to form N-acetyl-L-glutamate 5-phosphate) has product MNKLIKKANVLIEALPYIRTFRGKTVVVKYGGHAMTDSSLKERFAQNIVLLKYVGINPVIIHGGGPQIDKMLDRLGIEAKFRHGVRITDEATMEIVEMVLAGKINMEITDLINRHGGSAVGLSGKDGGLILSKPLTAKAWAESLDRELEGADGDGDFGLVGDIEKVDPGLLRNLQEDHYIPVIAPIGTDREGNTYNINADLVAGAVAGALRAEKLVMMTDIKGIRDANGRHLSTVSRKDVQRMMKKGTITEGMIPKVHACLDALAEGVGKAHIIDGRIPHAVLLEIFTHKGIGTEIVN; this is encoded by the coding sequence ATGAACAAACTGATCAAGAAGGCCAACGTCCTCATCGAAGCCCTCCCGTACATTCGGACGTTTCGGGGTAAGACCGTGGTCGTCAAATACGGCGGCCATGCGATGACGGATTCGTCCCTCAAGGAACGGTTTGCGCAAAATATCGTGCTGCTGAAGTACGTCGGCATCAATCCCGTCATCATTCACGGCGGCGGTCCGCAAATCGACAAGATGCTCGACCGCCTCGGCATCGAAGCGAAATTCCGTCATGGCGTTCGGATTACCGACGAGGCCACGATGGAAATCGTGGAAATGGTCCTGGCGGGAAAAATCAACATGGAGATCACCGATTTGATCAACCGACACGGCGGCAGTGCGGTCGGGTTGAGCGGGAAGGATGGAGGCTTGATTCTCAGCAAGCCGTTGACGGCCAAGGCCTGGGCCGAAAGCCTCGATCGCGAGTTGGAGGGAGCGGACGGCGACGGTGATTTTGGGTTGGTGGGCGACATCGAAAAGGTCGATCCGGGTTTATTACGCAACTTGCAGGAAGATCACTACATCCCCGTGATCGCGCCCATCGGAACGGATCGCGAAGGGAATACGTACAACATCAACGCCGATCTTGTGGCGGGGGCGGTCGCCGGTGCGTTACGTGCGGAAAAACTCGTCATGATGACCGATATCAAAGGCATTCGCGACGCCAACGGGCGCCATCTCTCCACCGTCTCCCGGAAAGACGTGCAGCGCATGATGAAGAAAGGGACCATCACGGAGGGGATGATCCCGAAAGTTCACGCCTGCCTGGACGCGTTGGCCGAGGGGGTCGGGAAAGCCCATATCATCGACGGGCGCATTCCCCACGCCGTACTGCTTGAAATTTTCACGCACAAGGGCATTGGGACTGAGATCGTAAATTAA
- a CDS encoding gamma carbonic anhydrase family protein has translation MIRTFQGIRPTIPESCFVEETAVVIGDVAMGDYCSAWFNAVIRGDVNYIRIGERTNVQDLCMLHVTHDTHPLIIGNDVTIGHNVVLHGCTIHDRVLVGMGAIIMDGAVIGEDSVVGAGALIVEGTLVPPKSLILGSPARVKRPVTEKELAWVRESAENYVRYARQYLSDSGKNAGFKV, from the coding sequence ATGATTCGAACCTTCCAGGGCATCAGACCAACGATCCCCGAATCCTGCTTTGTCGAAGAGACCGCCGTTGTGATCGGCGATGTCGCCATGGGTGACTACTGCAGCGCTTGGTTCAACGCTGTCATCCGGGGCGATGTGAACTACATCCGAATCGGAGAAAGAACGAACGTCCAGGATCTCTGCATGCTCCATGTGACGCATGATACCCATCCACTCATCATCGGTAACGATGTCACAATTGGTCACAATGTCGTGTTGCACGGCTGTACGATCCATGATCGCGTATTGGTGGGCATGGGCGCGATCATCATGGACGGTGCAGTGATCGGCGAAGATTCCGTAGTGGGAGCCGGAGCTTTGATCGTCGAGGGCACGCTCGTTCCACCGAAGAGTTTGATCCTTGGATCACCGGCTAGGGTGAAGCGACCGGTTACCGAGAAAGAGCTCGCCTGGGTTAGAGAGTCGGCAGAGAACTACGTGAGATACGCCCGCCAGTATCTATCCGATTCGGGGAAGAACGCGGGGTTCAAAGTGTAA